From one bacterium genomic stretch:
- a CDS encoding amidohydrolase, which produces MRMNHTPTLLFGGRIYTMESKQPLCDAMIIRDGRIAWLGTAGDLSAIPSGHYEMIDLDGRTIFPGFIDSHTHVVFWALSRTQIDLDGATSYEDALGRIRRHLKSHPARRGSWITGKGWKKEQWKSIRWPHKRDLDKLVPDRPAAIYSKDEHQTWVNSRALEIAGITRDSIDPVGGEIMRDADGEPNGILKDHADKPVWDKYVPPSVREMKPLVESGFEEMYRQGCVGVTSFDQLNGFDVLQSLEAEKQLPIKVVYYLPVAFLEDAIRLKLRSGFGSQRLSIGGVKIFSDGALGSQTALMLKPFKGSKSNIGIEVTSPSDLKRLVALATKAGLACAIHAIGDRANRNVLDAYEAVGKHASRKHRHRIEHCQILDKRDLPRFAKLGVIASVQPSHATADIDIMKRYLGERQKTVTECAHCSSPVPPNALDRMRQSKNFIRCMGFMPPSPASALVGRLPTAAPKQCRLSGRSADLQLRVRAPSVMRQTAGVLQLASAQTLSCLTET; this is translated from the coding sequence ATGCGAATGAACCATACACCAACATTATTATTCGGCGGCCGCATTTACACGATGGAAAGCAAACAGCCGCTGTGTGACGCGATGATCATCCGCGACGGGCGCATTGCGTGGTTGGGTACAGCAGGAGACTTGTCAGCGATTCCCAGTGGTCACTATGAGATGATCGATCTCGATGGGCGCACGATATTCCCGGGGTTCATCGATTCGCACACGCATGTTGTGTTTTGGGCGCTGTCGCGGACACAGATTGATCTTGATGGAGCAACTTCGTACGAGGATGCTCTCGGGCGCATACGGCGGCATTTGAAATCTCATCCTGCCCGCAGAGGCTCGTGGATTACCGGCAAAGGTTGGAAAAAGGAACAGTGGAAGTCAATTCGCTGGCCGCACAAACGGGACCTTGATAAACTCGTGCCGGATCGACCGGCAGCAATTTACTCAAAGGACGAACATCAGACTTGGGTGAATTCGCGTGCGCTGGAAATCGCTGGGATCACGCGCGATAGTATCGATCCAGTCGGCGGCGAGATAATGCGCGACGCTGACGGCGAGCCCAATGGAATTCTCAAAGACCACGCAGACAAACCGGTGTGGGATAAGTACGTTCCGCCCTCGGTCCGCGAGATGAAGCCGCTTGTAGAATCGGGATTTGAAGAGATGTACCGTCAGGGGTGCGTCGGTGTAACCTCGTTCGATCAGCTCAATGGATTTGATGTATTGCAGTCGCTGGAAGCGGAAAAGCAACTTCCAATCAAAGTTGTCTACTACCTGCCGGTCGCGTTTCTCGAGGACGCCATTAGACTCAAGTTGCGATCGGGATTCGGGTCACAGCGCTTGTCAATCGGAGGTGTGAAGATTTTCTCTGATGGCGCACTCGGTTCGCAGACTGCGTTGATGCTCAAACCGTTCAAGGGATCGAAATCAAATATCGGTATCGAGGTGACGTCACCGAGCGATTTGAAGCGTCTGGTTGCACTGGCGACGAAGGCAGGGCTGGCCTGCGCGATTCACGCCATTGGCGATCGCGCAAATCGCAATGTGCTTGACGCTTATGAAGCGGTCGGCAAGCATGCTTCGCGCAAACACCGGCACCGCATTGAACATTGTCAGATACTCGACAAGCGCGATTTGCCGCGATTTGCGAAGTTGGGAGTGATTGCTTCGGTACAGCCGAGCCACGCCACAGCCGATATTGATATAATGAAACGATACTTAGGCGAGCGGCAAAAGACAGTTACCGAATGCGCTCACTGTTCAAGTCCGGTGCCACCCAATGCTTTGGATCGGATGCGCCAATCGAAGAACTTCATCCGCTGCATGGGATTTATGCCGCCGTCACCGGCAAGCGCATTGGTGGGAAGACTGCCTACAGCCGCACCGAAACAGTGTCGGTTGAGCGGGCGATCCGCGGATTTACAATTGAGGGTGCGCGCGCCGTCGGTGATGAGGCAAACCGCGGGAGTCTTGCAGTTGGCAAGTGCGCAGACTTTGTCGTGCTTGACCGAAACCTGA
- the selB gene encoding selenocysteine-specific translation elongation factor produces MFTIATAGHIDHGKSSLVRALTGIDPDRLPEEKERQMTIELGFAHFRLSGGEEIGIIDVPGHERFIKTMIAGVGALDLVMFVIAADDGWMPQSEEHLAILRYLGVERGLIVLTKVDLVEDEWREMVKADLRNRTTGTFLEGCPIIEFSATDNRNLEVIFGTVEEMLRTTLRTLPARSTRLYVDRSFSVAGTGTVVTGTLREGNLSIGQELYHHPSGAKTKVRSLESFYAQLETAPPGIRLAVGLQALDRGQIQRGDLLYTPQNLESASCVTIRLSVEPKVARYLKNNRDVVLLHGTSEAEGKLMLPPEPIALDDGSLVAVLKLSTPVVCKIGDRFILRLPTPSLLIGGGFVADFRNGEIDRRDKKMWALARQASSLKVEDLIAVQLREKSLIRDGELLFQSLIPETETSAAITRMLAEKTVLKRDDFLILKSVWDEAQAAILSQVKNFHDSNQHLASMSLAELTSRLALPSQLVDFALSSLVALGKLQRHESGVKLAEYSAGLSSELESIKQRIFELLAEKSGGVASRDDINALDKEAKKVYAYLKQNALIVDVSGSVYKKEYYEALVAVIVAALRERGKITVAEVRDITGTSRKVVLPVLEELDRKRITRREGDYRYLCE; encoded by the coding sequence ATGTTTACAATAGCCACCGCGGGGCACATAGACCACGGAAAATCTTCGCTCGTTCGCGCCTTGACCGGAATTGACCCGGATCGTTTGCCGGAAGAAAAAGAGCGGCAGATGACAATCGAATTGGGGTTCGCGCATTTCCGGCTATCCGGCGGCGAAGAGATCGGCATCATCGATGTCCCCGGGCACGAGCGATTTATCAAGACGATGATCGCCGGGGTCGGCGCTTTGGATTTGGTGATGTTTGTCATTGCCGCTGATGACGGCTGGATGCCGCAGTCGGAAGAGCATCTGGCAATACTACGTTATCTTGGCGTGGAGCGCGGTCTTATCGTGCTGACCAAGGTCGATCTGGTGGAAGACGAGTGGAGAGAAATGGTCAAGGCTGATTTGCGCAATCGCACAACCGGGACCTTCTTGGAGGGTTGCCCGATCATTGAATTCTCGGCGACCGACAATCGTAATCTCGAAGTGATTTTCGGTACAGTTGAAGAGATGTTGAGGACGACATTGCGGACACTGCCGGCGAGATCGACGCGCCTGTATGTCGACCGTAGTTTTAGTGTTGCCGGAACGGGCACAGTGGTAACCGGCACGCTGCGTGAGGGGAATCTCTCGATTGGACAGGAGCTGTATCATCATCCATCTGGAGCAAAGACCAAAGTACGCAGTCTGGAGAGTTTCTATGCACAGTTGGAAACTGCTCCGCCGGGAATTCGATTGGCAGTAGGGTTACAGGCGCTCGATCGAGGGCAAATCCAGCGTGGTGACTTGCTTTACACTCCGCAAAATCTCGAGTCGGCAAGTTGTGTGACTATTCGGCTGAGTGTTGAGCCAAAGGTAGCGCGCTATCTCAAGAACAATCGCGATGTGGTTCTACTGCATGGGACATCTGAAGCAGAAGGCAAACTCATGCTCCCGCCGGAACCTATTGCGCTTGATGATGGATCGCTGGTGGCTGTGCTTAAGTTGTCTACGCCGGTCGTCTGCAAAATCGGAGATCGATTCATACTTCGACTGCCGACGCCGTCGCTTCTGATCGGCGGCGGGTTTGTTGCAGATTTCAGGAATGGCGAAATAGATCGTCGCGACAAGAAGATGTGGGCGCTGGCGCGACAAGCGTCTTCGCTAAAGGTTGAAGATTTGATTGCAGTGCAACTAAGGGAGAAGAGCCTGATTCGCGATGGCGAATTGCTTTTCCAGTCGTTGATTCCGGAAACTGAAACTAGTGCTGCGATCACCCGCATGTTAGCTGAAAAGACCGTGTTAAAGCGGGACGATTTCCTAATACTCAAAAGTGTCTGGGATGAAGCGCAAGCTGCGATCTTGTCGCAGGTGAAGAACTTTCACGACAGCAATCAGCATCTGGCTTCAATGTCGCTGGCGGAACTGACTTCGCGCCTTGCGTTACCGAGTCAACTGGTCGATTTTGCGCTGTCATCGTTAGTCGCATTGGGCAAACTGCAACGGCACGAATCTGGAGTGAAACTGGCGGAATATTCGGCCGGATTAAGTTCGGAGTTGGAATCAATCAAACAGCGCATCTTCGAACTGCTTGCAGAAAAATCGGGCGGAGTGGCATCGCGCGATGACATCAATGCTCTGGACAAAGAGGCAAAAAAAGTTTACGCGTATTTGAAGCAAAATGCACTAATTGTTGATGTTAGCGGCAGCGTCTATAAGAAAGAATATTACGAAGCGCTGGTCGCCGTAATTGTCGCGGCGTTGCGGGAGCGCGGGAAGATCACTGTCGCCGAAGTGCGCGATATCACCGGTACCTCGCGCAAGGTAGTGCTGCCGGTGTTGGAAGAACTTGACCGCAAGCGAATTACGCGGCGCGAAGGAGACTATCGATACCTATGCGAATGA
- the selA gene encoding L-seryl-tRNA(Sec) selenium transferase — protein sequence MTENKLRSLPSVDQVLNSSQLKTETNELSRTLVTTVVREVLAESRKAHKKSKSTPTLEEIIEIVKARCRVLTMRRITRVLNGTGVLIHTNLGRSPLGRELLERVTERVRGYSTLEFDLESGKRGRRGSFLAYLLAQLTGAESAIAVNNNAAALFLILNTFANKREVVVSRSELVQIGGGFRIPDIIRRAGAKLVEVGTTNQTTLRDYRDAITDKTTMILKVHRSNFHLEGFVDEVDAFKLAELAEKKKLISVYDVGSGAYHQTEKFSMEAEPNITTALRSKSTLVCFSADKLLGSTQGGIIIGEEKYTSELHSNPIYRALRLDKLTMALLEETAFAYLRKEDSTILPLWRQIRTSVAELQARAELIQKALLQHGVNATIRKSQATPGGGSLPGGAIESVAIVLTPRVKPTELTRMLLDANPPLVGYIEKQEFYIDLRTIDPSEDAELIAVLANIASCLQ from the coding sequence GTGACAGAAAACAAGTTACGGTCATTACCATCCGTCGATCAAGTGCTCAATTCGAGCCAGCTTAAGACTGAGACCAATGAGCTGTCGCGTACGCTGGTGACGACGGTGGTGCGGGAAGTACTTGCTGAGTCGAGGAAAGCGCACAAGAAATCGAAGTCGACGCCAACTCTCGAAGAGATCATTGAAATTGTCAAAGCGCGTTGTCGCGTGTTGACAATGCGGCGGATTACCAGAGTCCTCAACGGGACGGGCGTATTGATTCACACCAACCTGGGACGTTCGCCGTTAGGCAGAGAACTGCTCGAGCGCGTGACTGAGCGGGTCCGCGGATACTCGACATTAGAGTTTGATCTTGAGAGCGGCAAACGGGGTCGGCGCGGAAGTTTCCTCGCCTATCTGCTGGCGCAACTTACCGGCGCTGAGAGCGCGATTGCTGTAAACAACAATGCGGCGGCGCTGTTTCTGATTCTCAACACATTTGCCAATAAGCGTGAAGTCGTGGTGTCGAGATCGGAACTCGTGCAGATCGGCGGGGGATTCCGGATACCGGATATTATTCGCCGCGCCGGCGCCAAATTGGTGGAAGTAGGCACGACCAATCAGACGACTTTGCGCGATTATCGCGATGCTATCACCGACAAGACGACGATGATTTTGAAAGTGCATCGTTCGAATTTTCATCTCGAAGGTTTCGTTGATGAAGTTGACGCCTTCAAGCTGGCGGAATTGGCAGAGAAGAAGAAACTGATTTCGGTGTATGATGTCGGATCGGGGGCGTATCACCAGACTGAGAAATTCAGTATGGAAGCTGAGCCGAATATTACGACTGCACTTAGATCGAAATCGACGCTGGTTTGCTTCTCAGCGGACAAACTTCTGGGAAGTACGCAGGGCGGTATCATAATCGGTGAAGAGAAGTACACATCAGAATTGCACTCCAACCCGATTTATCGCGCTCTGCGTCTCGACAAGCTAACGATGGCGCTTCTGGAAGAGACCGCGTTTGCGTACTTGCGAAAGGAAGACAGCACAATCCTCCCGTTGTGGCGGCAGATTCGCACGTCGGTAGCGGAATTGCAGGCAAGAGCGGAACTGATCCAAAAGGCGCTGTTGCAGCACGGCGTGAATGCAACGATTCGCAAGTCACAAGCGACACCGGGTGGTGGTTCGCTTCCGGGAGGAGCGATTGAGTCCGTTGCGATTGTTTTGACTCCACGCGTGAAACCGACAGAGCTGACAAGAATGTTGCTTGATGCCAACCCGCCGCTGGTGGGGTACATCGAGAAACAGGAATTTTATATCGATCTGCGCACCATTGATCCAAGCGAGGATGCGGAATTGATCGCTGTTCTCGCAAATATCGCCTCATGTTTACAATAG